In Pseudodesulfovibrio sp. S3, one DNA window encodes the following:
- a CDS encoding SDR family oxidoreductase: MSTHAFVVGGTHGAGRALVRQLSEQGDMVSVIGRSAPPLKDAGMPGVNFYQADVCDLERMAEVIDQAAQLALIQKLVFFQRFRGDGDDWEKEIAVSLTATKDIIDLIVPHMPEDGDKSIVAVSSIASRFIASEQPLSYHLGKAGMDQIVRYYAVVLGPKGVRVNSVCPSTMIKEESQHFYEANKPLTDLYEKLTPLGRVGTAEECANVVEFLLSPKASFVTGQHMMLDGGLSLQWPEGLCREIAGINVNVTRKPDIKK, translated from the coding sequence GTGAGCACACATGCATTTGTCGTTGGCGGAACCCATGGGGCAGGGCGTGCCCTGGTTCGACAGCTTTCCGAACAAGGCGATATGGTTTCGGTCATAGGTCGGAGTGCGCCGCCTTTGAAGGATGCCGGAATGCCTGGTGTGAACTTCTATCAGGCCGACGTTTGTGACCTTGAACGTATGGCGGAAGTGATCGATCAGGCCGCTCAACTCGCCCTTATTCAAAAGTTGGTTTTTTTCCAACGCTTTCGGGGTGATGGTGACGACTGGGAAAAAGAGATCGCAGTCAGCCTGACGGCCACCAAGGATATCATCGATCTGATTGTGCCGCATATGCCTGAGGATGGGGACAAGTCCATCGTGGCGGTCAGTTCCATCGCCAGTCGGTTCATTGCCTCGGAGCAGCCGCTGAGCTATCATCTGGGCAAGGCAGGCATGGACCAAATTGTCCGCTATTACGCCGTGGTTCTCGGTCCTAAGGGGGTCCGGGTTAACAGCGTTTGTCCCAGCACCATGATCAAGGAAGAGTCCCAACATTTTTATGAAGCCAATAAGCCACTCACGGATTTGTATGAAAAGCTCACGCCACTGGGGCGCGTGGGCACTGCTGAGGAGTGTGCCAATGTGGTGGAATTCCTCCTTTCGCCAAAAGCTTCATTTGTTACAGGGCAGCACATGATGCTTGATGGAGGCCTATCCCTGCAATGGCCCGAGGGATTGTGCCGCGAGATTGCCGGAATCAATGTCAACGTAACCCGTAAGCCGGATATCAAAAAATAA
- a CDS encoding amino acid ABC transporter ATP-binding protein — protein sequence MIDVKNVYKTFFVPHEVQALHNVSYHINPGEVVVVIGPSGSGKSTFLRCLNRLEHANAGHIMIDGVDVLDPKTNINKVRMEVGMVFQSFNLFPHLTVLENVTIGQTSVRKRGRKEAKETAMTLLNKVGIHAKADNYPAQLSGGQMQRVAIARALAMNPKVMLFDEPTSALDPEMVGEVLDVMKTLAKEGMTMVVVTHEMGFAREVADHVVFMDEGKIVEVGTPEHFFTNPEHDRTKLFLSQIL from the coding sequence ATGATAGATGTCAAAAACGTATACAAGACCTTCTTCGTCCCTCATGAGGTCCAGGCCCTGCACAATGTGTCCTACCACATCAATCCGGGCGAGGTGGTCGTCGTCATCGGCCCGTCCGGTTCCGGCAAATCCACCTTCCTGCGCTGCCTGAACCGTCTGGAACACGCCAACGCCGGTCACATCATGATCGACGGAGTGGACGTCCTCGACCCCAAGACCAACATCAACAAGGTCCGCATGGAAGTGGGCATGGTCTTCCAATCCTTCAACCTCTTCCCGCACCTGACCGTGTTGGAAAACGTCACCATCGGGCAGACCTCAGTCCGCAAGCGCGGCAGGAAGGAAGCCAAGGAAACGGCCATGACCCTGCTCAACAAGGTCGGCATCCACGCCAAGGCGGACAATTATCCCGCCCAGCTCTCCGGCGGCCAGATGCAGCGCGTGGCCATTGCCCGCGCCCTGGCCATGAACCCCAAGGTCATGCTTTTTGATGAGCCGACCTCGGCGCTCGACCCGGAAATGGTCGGCGAGGTCCTGGACGTCATGAAAACCCTGGCCAAGGAAGGCATGACCATGGTCGTGGTCACCCATGAAATGGGCTTTGCCCGCGAGGTGGCCGATCACGTGGTCTTCATGGATGAAGGGAAGATCGTGGAAGTTGGCACGCCCGAGCACTTCTTCACCAACCCCGAACACGACCGGACCAAGCTCTTCCTGAGCCAGATCCTCTAG
- a CDS encoding class I SAM-dependent methyltransferase yields MKDFYTRTDCRLCRSESLETVLEIGSTPVGDDFVTAENSIRHQPTFPLELSVCRNCGLLQLPGVINPELIYSDYLYETSASLGLEEHFINYAKRMVDKVQPKADALVVDIGSNVGCLLHGVKSLGYSVLGIEPASALAKKATDSGVETWPMFFNRETACMIKREKEPAGIITANNVFANIDDLTDMMEGIAELLDHDGVFVFETGYMLDTVQNTVIDNVYHEHLCYFSVLPLIPFFYSHGLELVDVERIPTKGGSIRGMVQRKGGPRVVAESVTGLANLERELGFEGMAPFSNFVKRVEEMKRELLALIDDLRAQGKTVAGYGASVGVTTMLYYLDLKDRLDCLYDDNPVKFGTFSPGLHIPVHDSSKIYEHRPDYILNIAWRYANPIMNRHEAYLENGGQFISMLPVVSIINREDR; encoded by the coding sequence ATGAAAGATTTTTACACACGTACGGATTGTCGACTCTGCCGTTCTGAAAGCCTGGAAACAGTGCTTGAAATTGGGTCCACCCCGGTGGGCGATGACTTTGTGACTGCTGAAAACAGCATCAGGCATCAGCCAACATTCCCCTTGGAATTGTCTGTCTGTCGCAATTGTGGCTTGTTGCAGCTTCCCGGTGTTATTAACCCGGAGCTTATCTATTCCGACTATCTCTATGAGACTTCCGCGTCGCTTGGATTGGAAGAGCATTTTATTAACTATGCCAAACGGATGGTGGACAAGGTTCAGCCCAAAGCTGATGCTCTTGTCGTGGACATCGGTTCCAATGTGGGGTGTTTGCTCCATGGTGTGAAGAGCCTTGGTTATTCCGTCCTTGGCATTGAGCCCGCATCTGCTCTGGCAAAGAAGGCCACGGATTCTGGTGTGGAAACCTGGCCCATGTTCTTCAACCGTGAAACCGCATGTATGATCAAGCGGGAGAAAGAACCTGCCGGAATCATCACTGCCAACAATGTTTTCGCCAATATTGACGACCTCACCGATATGATGGAGGGGATTGCCGAGTTGTTGGACCATGACGGTGTATTTGTTTTCGAGACAGGCTACATGCTCGACACGGTCCAGAATACGGTCATAGACAATGTCTACCATGAACATCTCTGCTATTTTTCGGTGTTGCCTCTTATTCCCTTCTTCTACAGCCATGGTCTGGAACTTGTGGATGTGGAACGCATTCCCACCAAGGGCGGCTCGATTCGTGGCATGGTTCAGCGTAAAGGTGGTCCGCGCGTGGTGGCTGAAAGTGTGACCGGATTGGCCAACTTGGAGCGCGAACTCGGTTTTGAGGGTATGGCACCCTTCAGTAATTTCGTGAAACGTGTAGAAGAAATGAAACGTGAACTCCTTGCTCTCATCGACGACCTCAGGGCACAGGGCAAGACCGTGGCGGGCTATGGCGCGTCCGTTGGGGTGACCACCATGCTCTACTATCTCGATCTGAAAGATCGCCTGGATTGTCTGTACGATGATAATCCTGTCAAATTTGGAACTTTTAGTCCGGGTCTTCATATACCGGTGCATGACTCATCCAAGATTTACGAACATAGGCCCGACTACATTCTAAACATAGCATGGCGTTACGCCAATCCGATCATGAACCGTCATGAAGCTTATCTGGAGAACGGCGGTCAGTTCATTTCCATGCTGCCGGTCGTGTCCATTATCAACAGGGAAGACAGGTAA
- a CDS encoding class I SAM-dependent methyltransferase: protein MSDPKRAFLDFYGEHNISPVSQDLTDMQAHYARREALYRHMGLIPSFVKGKSVLEFGPGSGHNALYTASLDPKLYMLVDANPTGLAQTQERLSGCAGKIVVREDLIENFDTDMRFDMVMCEGAIPWQIDPAGILRQVARFVAPGGILIITCIDEVSALAESLRRLQANIIVDQKLHIKEQVSQLLPVFKKDLESLAGMSRPHEDWILDQVLQPFIGDFFSIETAIKTLDDEFDVHGSSPRFLLDWTWYKEVPIRSLSNNQMGIRSFRENIHNFMDYRYLFPARNEADNMRIVELVEEITKTELAFEKTKKASLLETIRAQLTKLEKEVAAFSMETAASLADFNAGVGEYLASGTFPTLSKFAPFFGRGQQYLCFIRK from the coding sequence ATGTCTGACCCCAAAAGAGCATTTCTCGATTTCTACGGAGAACACAACATATCTCCGGTGTCTCAAGACCTGACTGACATGCAGGCTCATTACGCACGCCGCGAAGCCTTGTATCGCCATATGGGCCTTATTCCAAGCTTTGTTAAAGGAAAGAGTGTCCTGGAGTTTGGACCGGGCAGCGGCCACAATGCGCTTTATACAGCAAGTTTAGACCCAAAGTTGTATATGCTGGTGGACGCCAATCCCACCGGCTTGGCTCAAACGCAGGAACGCTTGTCTGGATGCGCAGGAAAAATTGTAGTACGAGAAGACCTGATCGAGAATTTTGATACGGATATGCGTTTTGACATGGTTATGTGCGAGGGGGCCATCCCTTGGCAAATCGATCCGGCAGGTATCCTCAGGCAAGTGGCCCGGTTCGTGGCGCCAGGTGGCATCCTGATCATTACTTGCATTGATGAAGTCTCTGCCCTAGCCGAATCCCTTCGAAGACTTCAAGCCAACATTATTGTAGATCAGAAATTACACATCAAGGAACAGGTCTCTCAGCTCCTGCCCGTGTTCAAGAAAGACCTTGAGTCCTTGGCAGGCATGTCCCGTCCCCATGAAGACTGGATTCTTGACCAAGTTCTCCAGCCGTTCATCGGCGACTTTTTCTCTATCGAAACCGCCATCAAGACTTTGGATGACGAATTCGATGTCCACGGATCCTCGCCCCGTTTCCTGCTTGATTGGACGTGGTACAAGGAAGTCCCCATCCGCTCGCTTTCCAACAATCAAATGGGCATCCGGTCGTTCAGGGAAAACATCCACAACTTTATGGACTACCGATACCTGTTCCCAGCCAGAAATGAAGCCGACAACATGCGGATTGTAGAGCTGGTCGAAGAGATTACCAAAACAGAATTAGCGTTTGAGAAAACCAAGAAAGCAAGCCTGCTGGAGACCATTCGCGCACAGCTGACAAAGCTTGAAAAAGAAGTGGCCGCTTTCTCCATGGAAACAGCGGCCAGTCTGGCAGACTTCAATGCTGGAGTCGGGGAATATCTTGCAAGCGGTACATTCCCAACCCTGTCGAAATTTGCCCCGTTCTTTGGCCGGGGACAGCAATATCTCTGCTTTATCAGAAAATAA
- a CDS encoding radical SAM protein: MKLQIETYHGCNARCSVCTIDQWKRTKGPIDDALFETIITQALDLMPNLEVISLYMDGEPFLDKKIAERIAKCKELRLPHVGFSSNGSLLTRKAAYDVLKAGMDWIAISLDSMDAASYEGNRIGLNHADVVANIHGLIEERKSLNKNLEISLRFLDFPGNNQTFSEYKTYWEQYLLDTDKIVYCPCHNWGEGEAKKVITTKCIHPFKNMVVLNNGVVPMCCVDYNAETPMGTVPDQTLSEIWNGELFKHIRMHHEAGTRDRIDRCRGCTVFK; the protein is encoded by the coding sequence ATGAAATTACAAATTGAAACATATCATGGTTGCAATGCCCGGTGCTCAGTCTGCACCATTGATCAATGGAAAAGAACAAAGGGCCCCATTGATGATGCTCTATTTGAGACGATCATCACGCAGGCTCTTGATCTTATGCCAAACCTGGAAGTGATCTCGCTTTACATGGATGGTGAACCTTTTCTCGACAAAAAAATTGCTGAACGCATTGCGAAATGCAAAGAGTTGCGATTGCCACATGTAGGTTTTTCTTCAAATGGTTCTTTGCTCACACGCAAGGCCGCATATGATGTGCTCAAAGCGGGCATGGATTGGATTGCTATTTCTCTCGACTCCATGGATGCTGCCTCCTATGAGGGAAATCGTATCGGCTTGAATCATGCAGATGTTGTCGCCAATATCCATGGATTAATCGAGGAAAGAAAATCCCTGAACAAAAATCTTGAAATCAGTCTCCGATTTCTTGATTTTCCTGGCAACAATCAAACTTTTTCCGAGTACAAAACGTATTGGGAACAATACCTTTTAGACACAGATAAAATCGTTTACTGTCCTTGCCATAACTGGGGTGAAGGGGAAGCTAAAAAAGTCATCACAACCAAATGCATCCATCCGTTCAAGAACATGGTTGTTTTGAACAACGGCGTCGTCCCGATGTGCTGTGTGGACTACAATGCAGAAACCCCTATGGGAACAGTACCTGATCAGACTCTTTCCGAAATCTGGAACGGAGAATTGTTTAAACATATCCGGATGCACCATGAAGCAGGAACGCGAGATAGAATTGATCGCTGCCGTGGTTGCACTGTATTCAAATAG
- a CDS encoding lysylphosphatidylglycerol synthase transmembrane domain-containing protein, protein MKTKILFTILQLLILAACVVYLFTDVDWQELAETFSHCSFPRMIIVLGSTFPIYGLMGLRLNQLSRGKLGTGLSMLGTLLAIAINNILPAKLGEIAKAVYFKRKSPLGFSQSMGIIFLERFLDINVLAVTALATAVVFGLGLYGLPLIAVVLLCWGLLIYMVQRMPEYGLELRFIPNDTLRESVRKTSLAIHQAMQGRAMLPPLGSTVLLWACNFIYLGLIPLWLMELDLTAAQVLGVYGAVYLGLSIPGLPGGIGMTEGAMVAILTWSGLPKTDALAIALTVRAFNFIPPTLMGLIVFATSGMKANVLTKPTE, encoded by the coding sequence ATGAAAACAAAAATCCTCTTCACAATCCTGCAGCTGCTCATCCTGGCCGCGTGCGTGGTATATCTTTTCACGGATGTGGACTGGCAGGAACTGGCCGAAACCTTTTCGCACTGCTCATTTCCCAGAATGATCATCGTTCTTGGGTCCACGTTCCCCATCTATGGGCTCATGGGCCTGCGCCTGAACCAGCTCTCCAGAGGGAAACTCGGAACCGGCCTCAGCATGCTCGGCACGCTTCTGGCCATCGCCATCAACAACATCCTGCCCGCCAAACTCGGCGAAATAGCCAAGGCCGTCTACTTCAAGCGCAAATCGCCGCTGGGTTTTTCGCAATCCATGGGCATCATCTTTCTGGAGCGGTTCCTCGACATCAACGTCCTTGCAGTCACCGCCCTGGCCACAGCCGTGGTCTTCGGATTGGGCCTGTACGGTCTCCCCCTGATCGCGGTTGTCCTGTTGTGCTGGGGACTGCTGATATACATGGTCCAACGCATGCCTGAGTACGGCCTGGAGTTGCGGTTTATCCCGAATGATACCCTCCGCGAATCCGTCAGGAAAACTTCCCTCGCCATACATCAGGCCATGCAAGGCCGGGCCATGCTGCCCCCCCTGGGATCAACCGTGCTCCTGTGGGCCTGCAATTTCATCTACCTCGGCCTCATCCCGCTTTGGCTCATGGAACTCGACCTGACCGCAGCCCAGGTACTGGGCGTCTACGGCGCCGTCTACCTTGGACTCAGTATCCCCGGTCTGCCGGGCGGCATCGGCATGACCGAGGGAGCAATGGTAGCCATCCTGACCTGGAGCGGCCTCCCCAAGACAGACGCCCTGGCCATAGCCCTGACCGTCAGGGCCTTCAACTTCATCCCGCCAACACTCATGGGCTTGATTGTATTTGCAACCTCAGGCATGAAGGCAAACGTATTAACAAAACCAACAGAATAA
- a CDS encoding WbuC family cupin fold metalloprotein: MKYKVLSEEVLYSEDRYPYVTGADLDTLVELAAETKRKRIRLCTHSDGDSKLQEMFIVHEKSAYVRPHKHTDKDECLHVHRGRADMIFFDGEGAVTDVIALGEISGPDAFSCRVPAGAYHMLIIRSDVLVFSEATTGPFDRDNMIFADWAPEAEMPESWEYVAEISARIDKGETQ, from the coding sequence ATGAAATACAAAGTACTGAGTGAAGAAGTCCTCTATTCGGAAGATAGGTATCCTTACGTGACTGGTGCGGATCTGGACACCCTTGTGGAATTGGCTGCAGAAACCAAACGTAAACGGATTCGTCTGTGTACGCATTCGGATGGAGATTCCAAGCTTCAGGAAATGTTTATTGTACATGAAAAGAGTGCCTATGTTCGACCGCATAAACACACGGATAAGGACGAGTGCCTGCACGTTCATCGAGGTCGTGCGGATATGATCTTTTTTGATGGGGAGGGAGCTGTGACGGATGTCATAGCCCTTGGCGAAATAAGTGGGCCGGATGCGTTTTCCTGCCGTGTTCCTGCGGGGGCCTATCATATGCTGATCATTCGGTCTGACGTTCTCGTTTTCTCTGAAGCCACCACTGGACCTTTTGATCGGGATAACATGATCTTTGCAGATTGGGCACCGGAAGCAGAAATGCCGGAATCATGGGAATATGTGGCCGAAATCAGTGCTCGGATTGATAAGGGGGAAACCCAGTGA
- a CDS encoding transporter substrate-binding domain-containing protein, producing the protein MKRIFTLIAVMTTLVFLFACSQQPAENAAATAPKEDINVRLELQKASTLEKIVQSGTLRVGLEAGYMPFEMTDKKGNVVGFDVDMVTEMAKSMGVKLEIINTAWDGIIPGLLSDKYDLIASGMTINQERNLKVNFANPYIVVGQTALISAKDADTITSWKDLNKEGVIITSKLGTTGEQAAKRLFPKATYKSFEMEDQAMLEALNGKATATVYDLPMTSIFFAQRGKEAGMKFLDEPFTYEPLGWAINKGDPDFLNWLNNFIVQIKNDGRYERIYTKWFGSNDWYDEIQ; encoded by the coding sequence ATGAAACGGATTTTTACCCTGATCGCAGTGATGACCACGCTGGTCTTCTTGTTTGCATGCAGCCAACAGCCTGCTGAAAATGCTGCTGCCACCGCTCCCAAAGAGGACATCAATGTCCGTCTCGAGCTTCAGAAAGCTTCCACCCTTGAAAAAATCGTCCAAAGCGGCACCCTGCGCGTAGGTCTCGAAGCCGGCTACATGCCCTTTGAAATGACCGACAAGAAAGGCAATGTGGTCGGTTTCGACGTGGACATGGTTACGGAAATGGCCAAATCCATGGGCGTCAAGCTCGAAATCATCAACACCGCCTGGGACGGCATCATTCCCGGCCTCCTGTCCGACAAGTACGACCTCATCGCCTCCGGCATGACCATCAACCAGGAACGCAACCTGAAGGTCAACTTCGCCAACCCCTACATCGTCGTCGGTCAGACCGCTTTGATCTCCGCCAAGGATGCTGACACTATCACGTCCTGGAAAGACCTGAACAAGGAAGGCGTCATCATCACCTCCAAGCTCGGCACCACCGGCGAGCAGGCTGCCAAACGCCTCTTCCCCAAAGCCACCTACAAGTCCTTTGAAATGGAAGACCAGGCCATGCTGGAAGCCCTGAACGGCAAGGCAACCGCCACCGTCTACGACCTGCCCATGACCTCCATCTTCTTTGCCCAACGCGGCAAGGAAGCCGGCATGAAATTCCTGGACGAACCCTTCACCTACGAGCCGCTCGGTTGGGCCATCAACAAGGGTGACCCGGACTTCCTGAACTGGCTGAACAACTTCATTGTCCAGATCAAGAACGACGGTCGTTACGAACGCATCTACACCAAGTGGTTCGGTTCCAACGACTGGTACGACGAAATCCAATAA
- a CDS encoding amino acid ABC transporter permease (The N-terminal region of this protein, as described by TIGR01726, is a three transmembrane segment that identifies a subfamily of ABC transporter permease subunits, which specificities that include histidine, arginine, glutamine, glutamate, L-cystine (sic), the opines (in Agrobacterium) octopine and nopaline, etc.) — MTDTEMVVPRKRFDKMIIWKAFYAVALTCVCFGFYWATTQTNYIWRWNRIPQYFYYVDTVKVKAEIEGEVTSITHKGGDSVVIVQGGGDSEFYTVPGSDIRVSQGDTIFMGDTIGVFEEGKMGMLMHGLLITIEVSFVSIILGILLGLFTGLARVSINPFLKWSAITYIELIRGTPLLVQIIMWYFVLGTIINNLLALAGLPQVPSLWFGIASLAIFAGAYVAEIVRAGIQSINRGQMEAARSLGMTKSVAMCKIILPQAFKRILPPLAGQFISLIKDSSLLGVIAIPELTKATREAVTTSLMPYELWFVCAIMYLVITFSLSMFVQYLEKRTAEA, encoded by the coding sequence ATGACTGATACTGAAATGGTCGTACCCCGAAAAAGGTTCGACAAGATGATCATTTGGAAAGCCTTCTACGCCGTCGCACTCACCTGCGTCTGCTTTGGCTTCTACTGGGCCACCACTCAGACGAACTACATCTGGCGATGGAACAGGATTCCCCAATATTTCTATTATGTTGACACCGTCAAAGTAAAGGCTGAGATCGAAGGGGAAGTCACTTCCATCACCCATAAGGGTGGCGACTCGGTTGTCATCGTCCAGGGCGGCGGGGATTCCGAATTCTACACCGTTCCCGGATCGGACATCCGCGTCAGCCAAGGCGACACCATTTTCATGGGTGACACCATAGGGGTTTTCGAAGAAGGGAAAATGGGCATGTTGATGCATGGTTTGCTGATCACCATCGAGGTCAGTTTCGTATCCATCATCCTCGGCATCCTGTTGGGCCTCTTTACCGGACTGGCCCGCGTCTCGATCAACCCATTCCTCAAGTGGTCCGCCATAACCTACATCGAATTGATCCGAGGCACACCACTTCTGGTTCAGATCATCATGTGGTACTTCGTACTCGGAACCATCATCAACAACCTGCTGGCGCTGGCCGGCCTGCCGCAGGTTCCGTCTCTGTGGTTCGGCATCGCATCCCTGGCCATCTTCGCCGGGGCCTACGTGGCGGAAATCGTCAGGGCAGGCATCCAGTCCATCAACAGAGGGCAAATGGAAGCGGCTCGCTCGCTGGGCATGACCAAATCCGTCGCCATGTGCAAGATCATCCTGCCCCAGGCTTTCAAGCGTATCCTTCCTCCCCTGGCCGGACAGTTCATCAGCCTGATCAAGGACTCCTCGCTGCTCGGCGTCATCGCCATCCCCGAATTGACCAAAGCCACCCGCGAGGCTGTCACCACGAGCCTCATGCCATACGAACTCTGGTTCGTCTGCGCGATCATGTACCTGGTCATCACATTCTCTCTGTCCATGTTCGTCCAATACCTCGAAAAAAGGACAGCGGAGGCTTAA
- a CDS encoding NAD-dependent epimerase/dehydratase family protein — translation MSIRKILVLGHSGFIGQSLVANLRKQNPEVETVGYSAPDIDYEKKEDWEKIATQFGSDVAVIFLAAVKRQEGDNLASFQRNMSMIHNLAEAVETTPVGKLIYFSSGAVYGEDVQHPIMTEDTPVQPTSFYGICKFTAERILRKVCPEGTLVCFRPPTAYGGGDLPQYGPSGFVYKAIRNEAITLWGDGTEKREFIYIDDLVELTRRAVFDAFSGVLNICAGISYTFQNVLKEVEQLPSGLPEIDQRERTKDKVDNDYDNSLLRRVFPDFRFTPLSEGIKLTYEVMRKRI, via the coding sequence GTGTCTATTCGCAAGATTCTGGTCCTTGGTCATTCCGGTTTTATTGGTCAGTCTCTGGTCGCGAACCTCAGGAAACAGAATCCAGAGGTGGAAACCGTGGGGTATTCCGCCCCGGATATTGATTATGAAAAGAAAGAGGATTGGGAAAAGATTGCCACGCAGTTTGGCAGTGATGTGGCCGTAATATTTTTAGCCGCAGTGAAACGACAGGAAGGCGACAATCTGGCATCTTTCCAGCGGAATATGTCCATGATTCATAACCTGGCTGAGGCCGTGGAGACCACCCCTGTTGGCAAGCTCATCTATTTTAGCTCCGGCGCGGTGTATGGTGAGGATGTGCAGCATCCGATCATGACCGAAGACACCCCGGTGCAACCGACTTCCTTCTATGGCATTTGCAAGTTCACAGCCGAGCGAATTCTGCGCAAGGTCTGCCCGGAAGGGACGCTGGTCTGTTTCCGTCCGCCCACAGCCTATGGAGGAGGGGATCTGCCCCAATACGGCCCGTCCGGGTTTGTCTACAAGGCCATTCGCAATGAAGCCATCACCTTGTGGGGCGATGGCACAGAGAAACGGGAATTCATCTACATCGATGATCTGGTGGAGTTGACCCGTCGTGCGGTTTTCGATGCATTCAGTGGCGTACTGAATATTTGCGCTGGGATCAGTTACACTTTCCAGAACGTGCTTAAGGAAGTGGAGCAACTACCTTCCGGCCTGCCGGAAATTGATCAGCGAGAGCGTACCAAAGACAAAGTGGATAATGACTACGACAACAGCCTACTGCGCCGGGTGTTCCCAGACTTCAGGTTCACCCCCCTGTCCGAAGGCATCAAATTGACATACGAAGTCATGCGCAAACGCATTTAA
- a CDS encoding TIGR04372 family glycosyltransferase — protein MASQPQPDYRIDLRPYRILFWPFLLPVALLLALYNKISPIPFKIYALRVERVGQMAGNQEEICCAIDLGLYPKEFRVFIHRDHPSNSVLLEMQKRVLPINNWFLPLFDICHKLGGLGVSSMELHRITGYDTEKNTQRTKQHLFFTQDEIDEAECQCKELGIDTNKPFVPVLARDNSYLVHINEPTDMDNYRNVDIDTFIPAMEYLASSYKVIRMGSVVSQKLKTKHPQILDYSLSGKRSELLDIYLSAKCSFFFSTGTGLDSIASCCFRLPVLYVNFLPVSAVPLFKPGSLFIPKKYWHVKEERYLKMSELLDQIGFMCTPRELTPLGIVIHDNTHDEILDATREMVARLDGSWTDTAEDEKMQKQFWSTFEKTGRLPYLGRIGTDFLKQHPNWLE, from the coding sequence ATGGCTTCACAGCCTCAACCTGATTACCGTATCGATCTTCGGCCCTATAGGATACTTTTCTGGCCATTCCTGCTGCCGGTCGCCCTACTGCTTGCGCTTTACAACAAGATCTCTCCAATCCCTTTCAAAATATATGCGCTACGAGTAGAACGTGTCGGACAAATGGCCGGAAACCAAGAAGAAATCTGTTGCGCCATAGATCTCGGTTTATACCCTAAAGAATTTAGAGTCTTTATTCATCGTGATCACCCGAGCAACAGCGTCCTTTTGGAGATGCAAAAACGGGTTCTCCCCATCAACAACTGGTTTCTCCCCCTATTTGATATTTGCCACAAGCTGGGAGGACTCGGTGTCAGTTCAATGGAATTGCACCGGATCACGGGATATGACACTGAAAAAAATACACAACGAACTAAGCAGCACCTTTTCTTCACCCAGGATGAAATCGATGAAGCAGAATGCCAGTGCAAAGAACTGGGGATAGATACAAACAAACCTTTTGTTCCTGTCCTTGCCCGTGACAACTCTTATTTAGTTCATATCAATGAACCTACTGATATGGACAATTACCGAAATGTTGACATCGACACCTTCATTCCAGCCATGGAATACCTTGCGAGCAGCTACAAAGTGATCCGCATGGGCAGCGTTGTCAGCCAAAAGTTGAAAACAAAGCACCCCCAAATACTGGATTACAGTTTGTCAGGTAAGCGATCCGAATTACTTGATATATACCTATCTGCAAAATGCAGTTTCTTTTTCAGCACGGGAACAGGTCTTGACTCCATCGCCTCTTGTTGCTTCAGACTCCCTGTTCTGTATGTCAATTTCCTCCCGGTAAGCGCTGTCCCCCTTTTCAAGCCAGGTTCACTTTTTATTCCCAAAAAGTACTGGCACGTAAAAGAGGAACGCTATCTGAAGATGAGCGAATTACTTGATCAAATCGGCTTTATGTGCACTCCAAGAGAACTGACGCCCCTCGGTATTGTCATTCATGACAATACCCATGACGAAATCCTGGACGCCACCAGGGAAATGGTTGCCAGACTCGACGGCTCATGGACCGATACGGCTGAAGATGAAAAAATGCAGAAACAGTTTTGGTCCACCTTTGAAAAAACAGGTAGACTTCCTTATCTTGGACGCATCGGCACAGACTTCCTAAAACAACATCCCAACTGGCTTGAATAA